The Enterococcus rotai genome includes a window with the following:
- a CDS encoding phosphotriesterase family protein yields the protein MSLVDGITYMHEHTTIDLSRIKNIDDTNLNCFEETVKEFKELYHKGVRNIVDVTNLDMKRNPLYVQKVAEASGINIVQATGFYTEKFLPDIVTDWTVAELGKLMIKEIQDGIADTEIKAEIIGEIGSSKDGWTENEKKVFDASVIAHKETGIPITTHTTLGTNGHEQVQFFKENNVDLASVVIGHVDLSGNLEYILKMLDQGVYVEFDTIGKENYQPDALRVSMLKKIEQRGLADQVFLSMDITRKSNMKYKNGIGYSYLLDTFVPMMKEAGISNDTVEKMLIHNPQRFFRQGVK from the coding sequence ATGAGCTTAGTAGATGGAATAACCTATATGCATGAACATACGACAATTGATTTGTCTCGTATAAAAAATATTGACGATACAAACTTAAATTGTTTTGAAGAAACAGTCAAAGAATTTAAAGAACTTTATCATAAAGGCGTTCGTAATATTGTGGATGTCACAAATTTAGATATGAAAAGAAATCCCTTATATGTTCAAAAAGTGGCAGAAGCATCAGGCATCAATATCGTGCAAGCGACGGGCTTTTATACTGAAAAATTTCTACCTGATATTGTGACAGATTGGACAGTTGCAGAACTAGGGAAATTAATGATCAAGGAGATCCAAGACGGTATCGCAGATACAGAGATCAAAGCTGAGATCATTGGTGAAATCGGTTCAAGTAAAGACGGTTGGACGGAAAATGAGAAAAAAGTTTTTGATGCATCTGTGATTGCTCATAAAGAAACGGGTATCCCGATTACTACTCATACTACACTTGGGACAAATGGGCATGAACAAGTTCAGTTTTTTAAAGAAAATAATGTTGATTTAGCTTCAGTTGTGATTGGACATGTTGATTTAAGTGGCAATCTTGAGTACATTTTGAAAATGTTAGACCAAGGTGTTTATGTGGAATTTGATACAATAGGAAAAGAAAACTATCAACCAGATGCACTCCGTGTATCGATGTTAAAGAAAATTGAACAAAGAGGATTGGCAGATCAAGTCTTTTTATCAATGGATATTACCCGAAAATCAAATATGAAATATAAAAATGGCATTGGTTATTCGTATTTACTAGATACGTTTGTACCAATGATGAAAGAAGCAGGGATTTCGAACGATACAGTTGAAAAAATGCTGATTCATAATCCGCAACGTTTCTTTAGACAAGGAGTGAAATAA
- a CDS encoding YhfT family protein, with amino-acid sequence MALNIVIMAALCAVTTIMANTKIAVFNDALRPIVLEYREKRVTKSALGTTALAFGIGYIVGFIPQSIASSVIIIHVVLLGTDIIGSYLPDDKKYSIWIAGAAGGVYGVVMGAGLGTIQKVFEILPYNFLDSLGQVSSVVLVAFAVFPALVVALQYGWKKGMITFSATVLAQVVTTQFGSFNLANGNTIVINANAIALLVGMIFMISYAMNDKRERTDSQAQLANIFAERVKQIKKYWYLFALSGALIALAASMSIVTESALSAPLYQEGQFNSAALTELARVVGFIPLVVTTGIATGTYSPAGIKMVFVIGSIGAAMGQPLLAFVAGGIWMSIEVLLLTKFSVLLDRFPGMRDAGDNIRTAITKVLEIALLVGGVIAATAIAPAWGGLFVVGLYVLNGTFKKKMVDLAIGPVGALLVGVISNILVLLNLMTPPGL; translated from the coding sequence ATGGCTTTAAACATAGTAATCATGGCAGCATTATGTGCTGTTACAACGATTATGGCGAATACGAAAATTGCTGTTTTTAATGATGCGTTAAGACCGATCGTTTTAGAGTACCGTGAAAAGAGAGTCACAAAATCAGCATTAGGAACTACGGCACTTGCTTTTGGAATCGGGTATATCGTTGGGTTTATTCCACAGTCTATTGCGTCCAGCGTAATTATCATTCATGTTGTTTTATTGGGAACAGATATTATTGGTAGCTATTTGCCAGATGATAAAAAATATTCTATCTGGATAGCAGGAGCAGCTGGCGGAGTTTATGGTGTTGTGATGGGGGCAGGTCTAGGAACAATTCAAAAAGTATTTGAAATTCTTCCTTATAATTTCCTAGATAGTCTCGGTCAAGTATCGTCTGTTGTTTTAGTAGCATTTGCTGTTTTCCCAGCCTTAGTTGTCGCTCTTCAATATGGTTGGAAAAAAGGGATGATCACTTTTTCGGCAACAGTGTTGGCTCAAGTGGTGACGACACAATTTGGTTCGTTTAATTTAGCAAATGGTAATACGATCGTCATTAATGCGAATGCGATTGCGTTACTTGTTGGGATGATTTTTATGATCAGCTATGCGATGAATGATAAAAGAGAAAGAACAGATTCTCAGGCACAATTGGCAAATATCTTTGCGGAACGAGTAAAACAAATTAAGAAATATTGGTACTTATTTGCCTTATCCGGCGCATTGATTGCTTTGGCGGCTTCGATGTCAATTGTAACGGAATCTGCACTCTCAGCTCCATTATACCAAGAAGGTCAATTTAATTCAGCTGCTTTGACCGAATTAGCACGAGTTGTTGGCTTTATTCCATTAGTTGTAACAACAGGAATTGCTACAGGCACCTATTCGCCAGCTGGCATCAAGATGGTATTTGTGATCGGCTCGATCGGTGCAGCGATGGGACAACCGCTTTTAGCCTTTGTTGCAGGCGGTATTTGGATGTCAATTGAAGTGTTACTCTTAACGAAATTTTCTGTATTGCTCGATCGGTTCCCAGGAATGCGTGATGCTGGCGATAATATTCGAACAGCGATCACAAAAGTCTTGGAAATCGCCTTGCTTGTTGGTGGTGTGATAGCAGCAACAGCAATTGCTCCAGCTTGGGGGGGGTTATTCGTTGTTGGACTTTACGTATTAAATGGCACATTCAAAAAGAAAATGGTCGATCTAGCTATTGGACCAGTGGGGGCCTTATTAGTCGGTGTGATTTCAAATATTTTAGTATTGCTTAATCTAATGACACCACCAGGACTTTAA
- a CDS encoding MgtC/SapB family protein, with amino-acid sequence MSLLAGSLIGIERQWRKKLAGVRTMILVSLGATLFVSISTMVTTDTSPTRIAAQVVSGIGFLAGGIILRDGFSVTGLNTAATLWCTAAVGAMIGASFIKEGFLAAIVIMLVNSVIRFASQRFDQMTESYRPEEQVKMKNSFLIVTGKSTAEVALRTEMMTQLDRYYLSFCHFLCLDLAGNNVQLQVEIEPNSNRELAMKEIITQLSKNKEVLEVYQLSKEEESW; translated from the coding sequence ACGTACCATGATCTTGGTCTCGCTTGGCGCAACTCTTTTTGTGTCCATATCTACCATGGTCACAACAGATACAAGCCCAACGAGGATCGCTGCACAAGTTGTTAGTGGCATTGGCTTTTTGGCAGGAGGAATTATTTTACGAGACGGCTTTAGTGTGACTGGGCTAAATACGGCTGCGACTCTCTGGTGTACGGCGGCAGTGGGTGCAATGATCGGCGCCAGTTTTATTAAAGAAGGGTTTTTAGCCGCCATCGTTATCATGCTGGTAAATAGTGTGATTCGTTTTGCTTCGCAACGATTTGATCAAATGACGGAGAGTTATCGACCAGAAGAGCAAGTGAAAATGAAAAATTCATTTTTGATCGTCACTGGAAAATCAACTGCGGAGGTCGCATTACGAACAGAAATGATGACACAGCTAGACCGCTACTATTTATCCTTTTGTCATTTTTTATGTCTGGATCTTGCAGGAAATAATGTCCAGTTACAGGTAGAAATCGAACCAAATTCGAATCGTGAATTGGCCATGAAAGAGATCATTACACAGTTATCAAAAAACAAAGAGGTATTGGAAGTGTATCAATTATCAAAGGAGGAAGAATCATGGTAA
- a CDS encoding GNAT family N-acetyltransferase produces the protein MFTLIRWDSPIYRETLALRNQVLKASAGKPFLTKSAVEEKHDIHLVVKKEDRVVGTLLLHPCDSNCIQIKQVALSPDFQGQGLGKKLIVYAEQVARNLNYATIFLTGRKQAWGFYEKLGYGSLTEAYQEDELLLKVFKKSMLDIRHFTNQRELKTNG, from the coding sequence GTGTTCACTTTAATCAGGTGGGATAGTCCTATTTATCGAGAAACCTTAGCCTTACGCAATCAAGTATTAAAAGCAAGCGCAGGCAAACCCTTTCTAACGAAATCTGCTGTAGAAGAAAAACACGATATTCACTTAGTCGTCAAAAAAGAGGATCGTGTGGTTGGCACTCTTCTTTTGCATCCTTGTGATTCAAACTGTATCCAAATAAAACAAGTTGCACTAAGTCCAGATTTTCAAGGTCAAGGGTTGGGAAAGAAATTAATCGTTTATGCTGAGCAAGTTGCTCGAAATTTAAACTATGCCACTATTTTTTTGACAGGTCGAAAGCAGGCCTGGGGATTTTATGAAAAACTAGGCTATGGTAGTTTGACGGAAGCCTATCAAGAAGACGAGTTACTCTTAAAAGTATTTAAAAAAAGTATGTTAGACATAAGACATTTTACAAATCAGAGGGAGTTGAAAACAAATGGATGA
- a CDS encoding DUF2620 domain-containing protein, translating into MKKIVIGGQIEKGAIEELLQKYGKGNYEITVKTDIDAAMALKNGTADYYFGACNTGGGGALAMAIALLGGDKTATLGMPGKTASEEEINQSVAAGKIAFGFTSQDMEFIISNVMKALENKGE; encoded by the coding sequence ATGAAAAAAATTGTTATAGGTGGACAAATCGAAAAAGGAGCAATTGAAGAACTACTACAAAAATATGGAAAGGGGAACTATGAAATCACCGTAAAAACTGATATTGATGCGGCGATGGCCTTAAAAAACGGCACGGCTGACTACTATTTTGGTGCTTGTAACACAGGCGGTGGCGGAGCATTAGCAATGGCGATTGCATTATTAGGCGGAGATAAAACGGCAACTTTAGGAATGCCAGGTAAGACTGCTTCTGAAGAAGAAATCAATCAAAGTGTTGCGGCAGGTAAAATTGCTTTTGGTTTCACTTCGCAAGATATGGAGTTTATCATTTCAAATGTGATGAAAGCGCTTGAAAATAAGGGGGAGTAA
- the mgtA gene encoding magnesium-translocating P-type ATPase has translation MERKKRAIQEINYGLMARKTVENIFETFQTSKKGLSEVQAVMARDEYGDNTISYGKKTPLFIEILKAYITPFTLVLIGLGIMSFITDVVIAAPEDRDYFGSGIIFTMVLISGTMTLIQSVRSNQAAEKLKSLVKVTAAVKRKNKYDEIPMEDIVCGDIVRLSAGDMIPADIRLIATKDLFISQSALTGESYPVEKRAEAIITQDSNETSYENLVFMGSNVISGSAEGVVIATGNHTLFGDVAKSLSTKPVQTSFELGIRKTSFLFIKFMALMAPTVIVINGFTKGDWMEAFLFGLSVAVGLTPEMLPMIVTTNLVKGATGMAKKGTVIKNLNAIQNFGAIDVLCTDKTGTLTQDKIILEYHLDLAGEEDDRVLRHAYLNSYYQTGLKNLLDVAIIDAAKTELNTTGITYKKVDEIPFDFDRRRMSVVVEDPSGKTQMITKGAIEEMLSISSFVDFKGKVTVLTDEVRQEVLKKVNELNEDGLRVIGVAQKTNPSVVGEFSVADESEMVLIGYLAFLDPPKETTKQALETLKAHGVEVKVLTGDNALVTRSVCKQVGLGAEKLINGEDIMNISNDKLSQLVEKHNVFVKLNPQQKQKITSILRENGHTVGFLGDGINDAPAMKAADVGISVDTAVDIAKESADVILLEKDLMVLERGIISGRETFGNIMKYIKATASSNFGNMFSVLVASTFLPFLPMLPLQILFLNLIYDISCVSIPWDHMDKEYLEKPKRWQASSIGKFMVWLGPTSSVFDITTYLLMYFIICPAVVGGDFHTLNASQQVAFIAVFHAGWFVESLWSQTLVLHALRTPKIPFIQSSGSFIMTTITSLGIVIGTVLPFTAFGQSLGMAVLPSNYWLWLVGTIVAYLTLVTVVKRFYIQRYKELL, from the coding sequence ATGGAAAGAAAAAAAAGAGCAATTCAAGAGATAAATTATGGCTTAATGGCTAGAAAAACAGTTGAAAATATTTTTGAAACATTTCAAACATCCAAAAAAGGACTATCTGAAGTTCAAGCAGTTATGGCTCGAGATGAATATGGAGACAATACTATTTCCTACGGGAAAAAAACACCTTTATTCATAGAAATCTTAAAAGCCTATATTACACCGTTTACCCTTGTTCTAATTGGCTTAGGCATTATGTCCTTTATTACAGATGTAGTTATCGCTGCACCGGAAGATCGTGACTATTTTGGTAGTGGTATTATATTCACTATGGTCTTGATCAGTGGGACGATGACACTCATTCAATCTGTGCGCTCAAATCAAGCGGCTGAAAAATTGAAATCATTGGTTAAAGTCACCGCAGCAGTAAAACGGAAAAATAAATATGATGAAATTCCTATGGAAGATATTGTGTGTGGAGATATTGTCAGATTATCAGCAGGAGATATGATTCCAGCAGATATTCGCTTGATTGCCACTAAAGATTTATTTATTTCTCAGTCTGCACTGACGGGAGAAAGTTATCCTGTTGAAAAACGGGCAGAGGCAATCATTACTCAAGATAGCAATGAAACGAGTTATGAGAATCTAGTGTTTATGGGCAGCAACGTTATAAGCGGAAGTGCTGAAGGTGTGGTCATCGCCACTGGAAATCATACACTGTTTGGAGATGTGGCCAAATCATTATCTACTAAACCGGTACAAACAAGTTTTGAATTAGGTATTCGCAAAACGTCATTCTTGTTTATCAAATTTATGGCATTGATGGCGCCAACGGTTATTGTAATCAACGGTTTTACAAAAGGGGATTGGATGGAAGCCTTCTTGTTCGGCTTATCCGTGGCCGTTGGGTTGACACCAGAAATGTTACCGATGATCGTTACGACCAACTTAGTCAAAGGTGCAACAGGTATGGCTAAAAAAGGAACGGTGATTAAAAACTTAAATGCTATTCAAAACTTTGGTGCAATCGATGTTCTATGCACGGATAAAACAGGCACGCTAACACAAGATAAAATTATACTGGAATATCATTTGGATCTGGCTGGTGAAGAAGATGATCGTGTCTTACGTCATGCCTATTTAAACAGTTACTATCAAACCGGATTAAAAAATTTATTAGATGTCGCAATTATTGATGCTGCCAAAACGGAATTGAATACAACAGGAATTACGTATAAAAAAGTGGATGAAATTCCCTTTGATTTTGATCGTAGACGAATGAGCGTTGTCGTAGAAGATCCTAGCGGAAAGACACAAATGATCACTAAGGGTGCCATCGAAGAAATGTTGAGTATTTCGAGTTTTGTCGATTTCAAAGGCAAGGTTACTGTGTTAACGGATGAGGTTAGACAAGAAGTATTGAAAAAAGTAAATGAGCTAAATGAGGATGGTTTGCGTGTAATCGGCGTTGCGCAAAAAACGAATCCAAGTGTTGTTGGTGAATTCTCAGTAGCGGATGAATCTGAGATGGTACTGATTGGCTATTTAGCATTCTTAGATCCGCCAAAAGAAACGACAAAACAAGCACTAGAAACGTTAAAAGCACATGGCGTTGAAGTGAAAGTTCTAACAGGAGATAACGCTTTGGTAACTCGATCTGTATGTAAACAAGTTGGTTTGGGTGCTGAAAAATTGATCAATGGCGAAGATATTATGAATATATCCAATGATAAATTAAGTCAATTAGTTGAAAAGCACAATGTATTTGTAAAATTAAATCCGCAACAAAAACAAAAAATTACGAGCATTTTGAGAGAAAATGGACATACTGTTGGCTTCCTTGGCGATGGGATCAATGATGCACCAGCAATGAAAGCAGCAGATGTTGGTATTTCAGTCGATACAGCGGTGGACATTGCCAAAGAATCCGCTGATGTCATTTTATTGGAAAAAGATTTGATGGTTTTAGAAAGAGGGATTATTTCAGGTAGAGAAACATTTGGAAATATCATGAAATATATAAAAGCAACAGCAAGTTCAAATTTTGGGAATATGTTTTCAGTGTTAGTTGCCAGTACCTTTTTACCATTTCTGCCAATGTTACCACTGCAAATTTTATTCTTAAACTTGATTTACGACATTTCGTGCGTATCTATTCCTTGGGATCATATGGACAAAGAATATTTGGAGAAACCTAAGCGTTGGCAAGCATCCAGCATTGGAAAATTTATGGTTTGGTTAGGCCCTACAAGTTCGGTATTTGATATTACTACCTATTTATTGATGTATTTCATTATTTGCCCAGCAGTTGTAGGAGGAGATTTCCATACACTGAATGCTTCTCAGCAAGTTGCCTTTATTGCCGTGTTCCATGCAGGTTGGTTTGTGGAATCATTATGGTCACAAACGTTGGTTTTACACGCCTTACGTACACCTAAAATTCCGTTTATTCAAAGTAGTGGTTCGTTTATTATGACGACCATTACGTCGCTAGGGATTGTGATCGGAACAGTCTTGCCTTTTACAGCATTTGGACAAAGTTTAGGAATGGCTGTTTTACCGTCTAATTATTGGTTATGGTTAGTTGGTACAATCGTGGCCTATTTAACACTAGTAACGGTTGTAAAACGCTTCTATATTCAACGTTACAAAGAATTGCTATAG